The Priestia koreensis genomic interval CAACCACGACACGATTAATTTGAATTCCTACCATTCTTTCTGCCTGCTCGACTGCTTTTTTTATCGATTGAACAGTTTCATCTATATCAACGATAGAGCCCTTTTTTAGCCCTTGTGACTTCACATTACCTACACCAATGATATTTAATGAATCATTAGTCATTTCACCAATGATTACTTTTACACTGGATGTACCGATGTCTAGACTAACAAAAATTTCATTGCTGTTCATTCTTTGGCACCTCCTTTAACGGCTTTCCTTGTCTATTTTAATTTGATAGAAGAACAACAATTATCTATAATTGCCTACTATTTCATGTATCATTGAAAATATTCAACAAATAACGCGTTATTCCCTTTTGGAATTTTACTTTTTTTCAATTTTTTGTCTGGAATCCGACCATTTGGTCAACAAAATGCGCCGAATGACGGCGATATTCTGAAACAGACGAACGCCGAATGCAAAAACGGCTACTAAATACAAGTCTACACCAATATGTACGCCGAGAAAAGCTAAACTTGCTGCCAGTATTATGTTGAAAAAGAAACCAGATACAAATACTTTTTCGTCGTAAATATTTTGTAAATGCGCTCGAATTCCTCCAAACAACGTGTCAAGTGCAGCTAACACGGAAATGGACAAATAATTCGTGTATTCTACCGGTATTCGTAGCTCCGAGAGTAGACCTAGTACAATGCCCACCACCAAACCCAATAAAGGCAACCACATTGCTTCTCTTCTCCTTCCTACTCTGCTTCGTCAATCGCAAGCCCCTTAAGAGGCATTTCCTGATCATACGCAGGAACTGTAAGCTGGCGATGTGGATTTGAAACGTCCAAACTCAAATCTTCAATCGCAAACTCATCGGCGATATTAGAAGCTTTCAACCGGTTGTACATTTTTTCGGGATCTTTTGTCAACACCGTCACTTGAAAAGGTGCATCACCAAGCCAATAATTATTCACCTTCGTGCGCCCATTGATATCTCGAATCACAGTGGTTGCCACAATTCGCTGATCACCGATCGCAATTTCATCCGCATCATATGAATTCAAATCGTTCACTAAATGTTTCAACAGCTGCGGCGAAACATCTTTTATTTCTTTTCCAAGCAGCTCTTCACCGAAAAGAGGCGCAATTGTGAGCTTAAGGCCCACGCCCGTTGCAGGAGTCGCTCCCGCCTCTTTTTTTAGCTCCATCAGCGTTTTGTTTAGCGCTTCTTTTTTAGATAACGTTTTGTTCGTTCGATAATTTTCTAGCTGTCCATCTAATGCACGAATTTCCTTTAAAATATCCGCTTGGGTTTTCTGCTCTTTCGTTAAATCCGCACGAAGCTCCCACATGTCACGCGTATCACGTACTTTCGGATGTTGCGTTGTTTGAAATTGCACGGCTACCATAAAACCAATGACGAGCGCGATAATCGTGAAATGACTCTTCTGCTTCTGATTCAACCTTAAGCTCCTTTCCCTCCGCGGCTTTAAAATAAACATCTTTTACAAAAAATGTTTACTTGGAAAATGTTTGTTGTTCACGTGCATTAATGAGCGGCGCCATAACAATTTCGCTCTTCTTGGTCATTTTGACCACAATGTTATCTTTTACCAATTGATCTTTTACTCCACCCGCTAAATTTAGCGCAGTATCTAGCACATCCGGATCACCGGTTGCTGAAATGACGAAGGGGGCAGGAAATTGATTTCCGTCTACTGTAATAACAGGCCCATTACACATGATATACGAGTTTTTCGAAATACGCTGTCCATTGATCTCAATTGCTGAAGCACCTGATACAAGAAGCTCATTAATCACCTTAAAAACATGTCCTTCATGCACGATGTAATGATTGGCGTTTTCCTCAGACGGAATGTAAGAGGCGTCAGAGAGCGTCACTTCTAGCCCCTTCCCCTTCACCCCTACTTTTCCTGTGTACATGCGATACTTTTTCACATCGTCTACAATCTTTGCTAAATCCTGTTCTTTTTTAGCTAGTCCTTCTTCAGTTTTACGTACCTTTTCTTGTTTTGCAAATAATTCACGCTGCAGCTTACGATTTCGTTCTTCTTGATCAATCAACATTTGGCGGTATCGGTACTCTTGTTTCCATTGCTGATCCGAACCACCGCCTTTCGTTTCATTTTTCGTAAATTGATAGGAATATGAAATCATAAACCCAAGTACGAGGAGGATAAGAGATAAAACGACATTTTTACCCTTGCGTTTCACTCTCTTCATCTCCCTCCTTTTCTTTCGGTTTTGTGTATGGCTCAAAATAAGGTGACACTTCTAAATGAATGATGCCTTTTGCATTTGGATAATCTTTCTCCATGTAATTCAAAATAGTCGGGTAGTCCAACATCTTTTTTGAAAAATCGCGAAGACTCGCACTCACCTCGTGTCCATCGTTCATATACAGCGTGATGTGAAGTGAATCAGAACGTTCAGGCGTATAGTAAATTTCTGCAATAGCTTTCGTAATCGTATCGGGTAATTTGTTTAAGGATTGAACCATCTCCTGAATCACATCGGGCTTCTTCCAGTCCACTAGAAGCGGCGCGTTCGAAAGATTTGGCTTTCCTTTTACGGCTTTTAACACTTTGCCGTTTTCATTGATCGGCAAATATTTCCCCTTTGCAAGCACGTACGCAATTCGTTTGTATTCTGTCACGTTCAGTACAACCTTATTCGGAAGACTTTTATGTATCGTTACACTTTTGATTTCCGGATTGGACTTAATTCGATCCGCAACTTCACCCTTTGGGATTTTCCAGTAGCTTGTCTCTTTTGTAAGTTTACTTAGCTTGAGAATGGTTTGATCTGATACATATTGATTTCCCTTCACTTCAACAGAAGCGACGTTGCTTAGCGACGATTGCGTATACACGATAAACAAAATTAGCAGAAAAAAGATCGATAAATAAAAAATTAGTCGTCGGTTCGCTTTTTGTTTCCGCTGCTCTTTTAGCTTTGGTACTCGATCTTCGAGATGAACTACTTTTTCATTTTCCATATTATTTCACCTTTTATTTATAGAAGATGAAGGGCGCTCAGCAAACTTTTTCTTCTCGTAAGAGCAGCCCTTTCTTCTGTATATTCATACTGCAAGTACCCACATTATAGCATAATATAGAACGGATTTTACTAGCCTGCGCTAGAACTTACAGACGTTTTTTGGAAAATAAGGATAGGAAGACGAAAAGCATGTTCATTTACTGAATAATTTCAACTTCAGTATGCATCTCAACATCGAACTTTTCTTTAATTACTGCTTTAATATGTGCAATCAGATTTAACACATCTTCCGCTTTCGCATTACCCGTATTCACGATAAAGTTTGCGTGCTGTTCGCTCACTTTCGCTCCTCCGATTTCATGACCTTTCAGACCCGCTTGCTCAATTAAATTTCCTGCATATTGAGGAAGTGGGTTACGGAAAATACTGCCTGCACATGGACGATCCCACGGCTGCGTTTCACGGCGATAATCTTTGTTTTTTTGCATCACTGCTACAATCGCTTCTTTTTCACCTTTTGTCATGGAAAGAACGGTTTCCACACATACACCAGGACGTTCGGTTTGAAGAATTGAGTGGCGATATGAAAATTCCATCTCATCTTTTGTCAACCACTGCATTGTACCGTCTTCAAAAAGAATGTGCGCTTTTTCCACGATTGCTGCCATGTCCGACCCGTGCGCACCAGCATTCATGTAAACAGCTCCTCCGATAGAGCCAGGTATGCCACTTGCAAATTCTAGACCGGATAGTCCTTGCTTGCTTAGCATCATTGAAAGCTTAACAACGGAGCAACCTCCGCCTACTTTCACCATATTGTCTTCGATCTCAACATCATCTAGACCATTTCCAAGTTTTACGACCACACCAGAAATGCCTTTATCTGATACAAGTAAATTCGAACCGCGACCAATCGCACGCCATTTTACTCCGTGTTTTTTAATAATATTCATGGTCGTTTTTAAATGTTCAATATTGCTTGGCTCAACAAATAGCTCAGCAGGCCCCCCAATTTTCATTGTGGTATGTTTGGATAAAGGTTCTTGCTCGATCACCTTTCCTACATTCGCTTCCATTAACTCTGCTACTACTTTTTTCATGACAACCTCCTAGACCTCTCTGCGTATCTCGTTGTTTTTGTTTCTCTATTTTATGAACTTCATTGTTATTTAGGTACACACCCGCTAAACTAATTCTACGATGACAAAAGAACGTTACAATAACATTCGAAGCAGTCCTAGCCTTTATGACCTAACTTTTACACTTTATCATATGGTTGGCCATTTGCAACGAGCTTTTTACATTTTTTTACTTGGTTCTTTTTTCTCTTTTATTAGAATGTATGAAAACTGTTCAAAGCATATCATAAAATCACTGAAAAGAGGATAATAAGAACGTTACAATTTGTCTACATTTGTGAGAAAAACATTACTATTTTTCATCAAAAAGACACCGCCACTTTTTTTCCCTCCAGCAAGCTGCCAAAAGTCGTAAAAAGGACGATGTCAACGACCTAATACGGCCTCAACAATATTGTATTATACATTGATTCTTCTTTAATAGCGAGAATATCTACTAACATTCAAAATAACTCCAACACCTGCCAGCATAAGCGTTAGCGACGAACCGCCGTAGCTTAAAAACGGAAGGGTGATTCCTGTTACTGGCATGAGTCCGGTTACTACTCCAATGTTGATCATGACTTGAATCGCAATCATAGCCGTAATCCCAATCGCAATGAAGCTTCCGTACATATCAGGAGCCCCTAATGCAATTCTCACGCCTCTCCATAACAGCAGGGAAAACAAAAGCAAAATGAGCGTTCCACCTATAAATCCTAGCTCTTCTGACAAAATAGCAAAAATGAAATCGGTCTGTGGTTCAGGCAAGTAAAAGAACTTTTGTCGACTTTGTCCCAGTCCTAGTCCTAATAGACCCCCTGGTCCAATTGCGTAAAGAGATTGAATAATTTGAAAGCCACTTCCTAACGGGTCTTCCCATGGATCTAAAAAGGACGTAATTCGTTTGATTCGATACGGAGCCGAGAGAATAAGACCGATAAAACCCGCAAGTCCAAGAAATCCTAATCCAGCAAAATGGCTCACCCTTGCTCCTGATACAAAAATCATCGTGATACATGTACCGACTAGAACCGTTCCTGTTCCCAAATCAGGCTGAAGCATAATGATCCCAAACGCTAAAAACACAAGTGCTAGTGACGGCATGAGTCCTTTTTTGAATGACGTAATGT includes:
- a CDS encoding small basic family protein, encoding MWLPLLGLVVGIVLGLLSELRIPVEYTNYLSISVLAALDTLFGGIRAHLQNIYDEKVFVSGFFFNIILAASLAFLGVHIGVDLYLVAVFAFGVRLFQNIAVIRRILLTKWSDSRQKIEKK
- a CDS encoding DUF881 domain-containing protein translates to MNQKQKSHFTIIALVIGFMVAVQFQTTQHPKVRDTRDMWELRADLTKEQKTQADILKEIRALDGQLENYRTNKTLSKKEALNKTLMELKKEAGATPATGVGLKLTIAPLFGEELLGKEIKDVSPQLLKHLVNDLNSYDADEIAIGDQRIVATTVIRDINGRTKVNNYWLGDAPFQVTVLTKDPEKMYNRLKASNIADEFAIEDLSLDVSNPHRQLTVPAYDQEMPLKGLAIDEAE
- a CDS encoding DUF881 domain-containing protein, which produces MKRVKRKGKNVVLSLILLVLGFMISYSYQFTKNETKGGGSDQQWKQEYRYRQMLIDQEERNRKLQRELFAKQEKVRKTEEGLAKKEQDLAKIVDDVKKYRMYTGKVGVKGKGLEVTLSDASYIPSEENANHYIVHEGHVFKVINELLVSGASAIEINGQRISKNSYIMCNGPVITVDGNQFPAPFVISATGDPDVLDTALNLAGGVKDQLVKDNIVVKMTKKSEIVMAPLINAREQQTFSK
- a CDS encoding cell division protein FtsQ/DivIB, translating into MENEKVVHLEDRVPKLKEQRKQKANRRLIFYLSIFFLLILFIVYTQSSLSNVASVEVKGNQYVSDQTILKLSKLTKETSYWKIPKGEVADRIKSNPEIKSVTIHKSLPNKVVLNVTEYKRIAYVLAKGKYLPINENGKVLKAVKGKPNLSNAPLLVDWKKPDVIQEMVQSLNKLPDTITKAIAEIYYTPERSDSLHITLYMNDGHEVSASLRDFSKKMLDYPTILNYMEKDYPNAKGIIHLEVSPYFEPYTKPKEKEGDEESETQG
- the murB gene encoding UDP-N-acetylmuramate dehydrogenase, producing MKKVVAELMEANVGKVIEQEPLSKHTTMKIGGPAELFVEPSNIEHLKTTMNIIKKHGVKWRAIGRGSNLLVSDKGISGVVVKLGNGLDDVEIEDNMVKVGGGCSVVKLSMMLSKQGLSGLEFASGIPGSIGGAVYMNAGAHGSDMAAIVEKAHILFEDGTMQWLTKDEMEFSYRHSILQTERPGVCVETVLSMTKGEKEAIVAVMQKNKDYRRETQPWDRPCAGSIFRNPLPQYAGNLIEQAGLKGHEIGGAKVSEQHANFIVNTGNAKAEDVLNLIAHIKAVIKEKFDVEMHTEVEIIQ
- the spoVE gene encoding stage V sporulation protein E, with amino-acid sequence MSTKRSTPDFFLVIITLSLLSIGLIMVYSASAIWATYKFHDSFFFAKRQLLFAGLGVCAMFVIMNIDYWVWRKHAKTIIIVCFVLLALVLVPGVGMVRNGSQSWIGVGAFSIQPSEFMKFAMIVFLAKFLSENQKNITSFKKGLMPSLALVFLAFGIIMLQPDLGTGTVLVGTCITMIFVSGARVSHFAGLGFLGLAGFIGLILSAPYRIKRITSFLDPWEDPLGSGFQIIQSLYAIGPGGLLGLGLGQSRQKFFYLPEPQTDFIFAILSEELGFIGGTLILLLFSLLLWRGVRIALGAPDMYGSFIAIGITAMIAIQVMINIGVVTGLMPVTGITLPFLSYGGSSLTLMLAGVGVILNVSRYSRY